In Chitinophagaceae bacterium C216, the genomic stretch AGTTCTGGCAGCGAGCAGAAGAGCGTAATGCAGCTACTGCAAAGTTGTATGCCGACTTAGGACTCACCCGTTATGCAGCCATGGAAGCTTTTGTGAGATGGCATTATTAGCAATCAACATTCTTCTATAATAGTACGCACATCAACCCGCCTAAAGGCGGGTTTTTATTTGATATATCCAACAATGCTTGACTGAAAAAAATGTCTACAAAAAACTCCGCCCCAACAAAATAAAATGAGAATAAAACACGTTAAGATTCCTCAGGAAATATTACTATTGAAGAAGTAAAATGAAAAAATCCGCTTCAAGAGCGGACTTAAAAATTTTGAAATAGGAGGTCTCGAGCGGATTCGAACCGCTGTAGGAGCTTTTGCAGAGCTCTGCCTAGCCACTCGGCCACGAGACCGTTTTGAAGGCTTGCAAAAATAGGGTATTTTTGATAAAATATCATACTATAAATAGAAAAATATGAGCAGGATTGCAGAAAGTGAGCTTATACTGAATAGTAGAGGCGCAGTGTATCATCTCGATTTACGTCCGGAAGAAATTGCAGATACTGTTGTAACTGTGGGCGACCCTGATCGAGTAAAGGAATTTAGCAAATATTTTGATACAATAGAAGTAAAACAACAGCATCGAGAGTTTGTTACACATACCGGAACTATCGGAGGCAAAAGACTCACCGTGCTTTCATCCGGCATTGGACCCGATAATATAGATATTGTAATAAACGAACTGGATGCATTGGTGAATATCGATTTCGAAACCCGCCAGATTAAAGAACAATTATCCAGTATTAACATCATACGCGTAGGCACATCGGGTTCTTTACAAGAAGATATAGGAGTGGATGAATTTGTAGCATCTACTCATGGCCTCGGTCTCGACAACCTACTTAGTTTTTATAACAAGGACAAGGATAATGAAGAAGTAGAGTTAATACAAGCATTCGTTACGCATACCCAATTAAAAAGCGATCCCTACATCACCGGAGCCTCCCCTTCTCTGCTTAAACATTTTACAGACGGATTTCATCAAGGCATTACCGTGACCTGTCCGGGGTTTTATGGCCCTCAGGGACGTGTATTGCGTTTAGGCATTAGCAATCCTCATTTAATTGATCGCTTGACCGACTTCAGATTTGGTCCCCATCGTATTACCAATTTTGAAATGGAAACTTCTGCTATTTACGGTCTCGGAAAACTATTGGGACACCATTGCTTAGCTTTAAATGCGATCGTTGCCAATCGTATCAAAAAAGAATTTACAAAAGACGGTAAAGCTGCCGTTGAACGGTTAATAAAAAAGTTTTTAGAGATATTTGTCAAGAATTTCTGATTCATATTTCATACCACACTGTAAAACATACTAAAGCATATTTATTCTCAACAACAATTTAAAAAACATTCCATCAACATGCATTTTTATAAATATCAAGGTACCGGAAATGATTTTGTGATTGTGGATAACCGCGAAGGGAAATATCACGAGTTATCGCAAGAGACCATTCATAAAATTTGTGACAGAAGATTTGGCGTAGGTGGAGACGGATTTATGCTGCTCAATAATAAAGAAGGTTATGATTTTGAAATGGTATATTATAATGCTGACGGACGATTAGGTACTATGTGCGGCAATGGAGGACGATGTATTGTAAAGTTTGCTTATGATATGGGCATTAGACGCAGTGAATATAAATTTTGGGCAGTAGATGGGGAACATATTGCTACTATACAAAAAGGAATTGTTTCGCTAAAAATGTCGAATGTAAGCACCATACAACAATTCGAAGATCACGTTATCCTCAATACAGGTTCGCCCCATTATGTGAAGCAGGTAACCAACCTTAAAGAGATGAATGTATTTGAAGAAGGGAGAAAAATCAGATACAGCGATACTTTCAAGAAAGAAGGTATTAACGTAAATTTTGTGGAACCTATCAACAATCATAGTTGGCGTGTAAGAACATACGAACGAGGCGTGGAAGATGAAACTTATGCATGTGGTACTGGAGCCGCCGCAGTAGCTCTAGCCTTTTCGAAAGAGGAACCGGGGAAAAACAGTATTGACCTCGAAGTTCTGGGGGGAAAACTACGGGTTAATTATACCAAAAACGAAGATGGCACTTTCAGTGACATCTGGCTTAAAGGTCCTGCTGAAAAAGTATTTGAAGGTACAATAGATATATAAACGGAAAGGATAAAGGATACAAAGCATGATAAAAGCTATCAACCTACGTGTGTATGGTGTGCTTGTAAATGACAAAAAGCAGATATTGGTGAGTGATGAACGGATATATTATAACAACCAAGAAATCACCAAGTTTCCCGGAGGTGGACTGGAATTAGGAGAAGGGACAATAGATTGCATTATTAGAGAATGTAAGGAAGAAATTGGTATTGATGTAGAAGTAGTAGATCATCTGTACACTACCGACTTCTTTCAGCAATCAGCTTTCAATCCCGAACATCAGATTATTTCTGTTTACTACCTCATAAAGCCTCTAGAAACTTTAGATATTCCGGTAAATAATGGTTCCGCAGTATACCCCGAAGAAGTATCGGAAAACTTTCGATTTATTGACTGGTATTACTTTAATGAGGATGTTATGACGCTGCCCATCGATAAAAAAGTTGCGAAGCTTCTGAAAGAAAAATATTAAGCGCCTGTAATATTTCCGGAATCAGATTTGTCGGATACTACATTAGAAGATACAGGTTCGACTGCAGGCACATAATCGTCATCATCGGTATTTACAAACTCATTCATATATATATCATACAATACCATGATGTAGCTCAACAACAATGGACCAAATACCAGACCCACAAAGCCAAAAAGGCTCAACCCTACCAATACACCAATAATAGTAACCACCGGATGTGTATTACCTATCCTTTTCAATAACGTAATACGCGCCACATAGTCTACATTTCCAGTTACAACCAGATGATACAGTAACAAAAGTGTTGCATTTAGTGTGTCGCCCGTCGCATACATATATATCACCACAGGCACCCAAACAATCATAGTACCCACAACAGGAAAGAAGGCACACACCCCTGTAAGAAAACCGTACAGTCCCCAGTCCTTTACACCAAAAATAGCATAACCTATAGTTGCTACTATACCCTGAATAATTGAAATCAACGGAATTCCTAGTGCATTAGCAATAACCACCTTTTTAGTTTCGTCCGATAATATCTTAATATTTCGGCGCTTCAATGGTACAGCTTTAGAAAGATAGCGCTCTATATCGCTCCCATGATAAAGCATATAATACAGCACAAAAAGCATTATTGCCAAATTAGAAACTAAGTTGAGTGTACTATTCAATAATTTGGGCAAAAATGAAGTAACCGTATTAACAGCACTTGATAAGGTATTTTCAGAAACAATGTTAAATCCGGTTCGTTGTTGTATGACGCTAATAGTATGCTTTGCAGAATTAACAATAGCCGAAGGATCGGCAAGTATAGCATTCACTTTAGGACTTATTAAAGTTACTGCTATGGTAATGGGAATGCCCAAAACAATCAAATAAAAAATTATAAATAGTAAGCTAGTAAGCCCTTTCTTCCATTTCCTTTGATATATAAACTTAAAATACTGTTTACGGCTCACAATATACAATGTAATGGCGCCTAACAACCCCGGCAAAAATGCAGTCAGCTCCCTCACCACAGTTATCATCATTACCAAAATAATAGCCAGCAGGAGAATCTGTTTAATACGTTCGTTAAAAAGCTTTTGAGGCATAGGTATAGGCATTAGATTAAAAAATGGGAGTCGCTCGCAATTAATTATAAATATCCACTATATAAATATAAGTAATAATATCAAAAACCTATTTATTTATAAACAATACTACTTATTTAAAAATGCAGCTTCATTACCGCAGTTACCGGCAAATGATCCGACGCATAAGTTTCATTCACTACCTTATGCAGAATTACTGAAAATGCGGATTGGGGTTTATAAGCAATAAAATCAATTGCCTTCTTAGGATTTACTGCCGGAATGGTAGGTTGGCAAGGAGAACAAGTTCTCGTGAATTGATTATCTAACAATTTGATTACTTCTGATCCTTCTTCGGCATTAAAATCTCCCGCCACAATCATAGGTACTGCAATCGTATCGGCAATGGCATTGATTGTTTTGATTTGTAGTAGTCGGTTAGCAGGATTTCGCATAGCATCCAAATGTGTCGAACCAAATTTCATTTTTTTACCTCCCGGAAGATGTACAGTAGCCATCGCCAGCACACGTGGCTCTCCCTGAGAGTTAGCTTCCATAGGCAACTTATAAGTATGGATGTCAGACAATGGATATCTTGATAAAATAAGTACCCCGTAGTCACCACCGTCATGATCTATTGCTTTTGCAAAATGAAAAGCCTTTAAATTAGTCTTGGAGGCAAGTAATGCTGCCTGATTGATTCTTCCACTACGGCCCGTATTCACATCTACTTCTTGCACTGCCACAATATCAGGATCTTCTTGTTTAATTGCGTTGGCTATAGCATCAACATCTATCACACCTTGTTTTGACGGCGGATTGCAATGATGTATATTATAGCTCATAACCTTAAGCGATACTACACCTTTACTAACCTGCGTTTTTGAGGCACATGAGATGATAATGATGTTGCAACATAATGCAAGGACAAAGTAATAAAACCTCATTGTTTTCAGTAATCAGTAATAAAAATATCAACCGTGCTTATCTCGGCATTTCGAGCTTAACAATATTAAGATTATTCTGAAATATTGGGAAAAATATGTTTTAGTGTAATGGCGAGTAATTTATACTACTAGAAAATATAATTAAACGCAGATTTGTAATTTATACACATTAGTATTGGGGAACCAAACTATTGATATAAACTTCAATATTGGTATAATATTTATGCAATGTATTCATTGAAGCATCTGCTGGATCATTCGGATTTAGTCCATTTTTGAGCTCCCAGTCATCGGGGATACCGTCTTTATCCGTATCCAATGGTACTGCTGCACTTTTCAGTACGGGCCAAGCCGATTTTGATGTTTCGTAATCCGTTCCATGAGGGTAACCTCCTTGTACGTCAATAATGCGGCCAGTTCTATTTTTCAAATCTCTTATAATACGTTCATCAAGCGTATCTCTTTTGGGTAAAAAGGCTCCGGCTTTTTCAAGCACCGAAGTATAAGCTTCTGCAGCTGTTTTTAGTGGAAGAGGTTCTACCTGAAATGGCTGCCCCACTACCGCACGTCGTTTATCATTTTGATTGGCGGCTTTATCCATGTGTATGCCTAGCCAATTATTCTTAGAAACTTGAGGAGCCTCATCTACAATATTCCCATTCACATAAAACGCACCCAAAGACAAATGCTTTTGTTGCGGCGTAGAAGGATTAACAATACGATATTTTACAGAAGATTTTGTATCAGGTCCATACTTAAAATAATTATTGACAATATTATATCTTCCTCCTTCTCCTCCATAAATGGAGTTTTTTCCCCAGTTATAGATTACATTATATCTGAAGTCAACCAACTCATCCTTTGCGCCCAAACGGGCACCGTTAAATCGGGGAGTACGACTGTTACAATGAGCAAACAAATTATGATGTGCACTGAAATGGCTACCTCCCCAAATACCACCAAAACCATGCTCTTCAAAATCAGTATCTCCTTCTTCAAAATGATAAGAATAATTCAGCGGCTCATAAATCATGCTCCATTGAATGGTGGTACTATCACCTCTATATATAGAGCACACTTCATCTGTGCTCCAGCTCATGCTACAGTGATCAATTATGATATGCTTTCTGCCGACACCACTTAATGCATCATCTGCACCGGCGCCAGGCGTCTGTCCCTGGTTCTGATACCTATCGCCCATACGCAAGCGAATGAAGCGAATAATAATATTATCTCCGGTTAGATGCACAGGGTAATCCGCAATGCAAATACCATCTCCCGGGGCCGTCTGTCCGGCAATGGTAACATTTCCCGGAATATTCAGTCGGGACTTTAAATGAATAGTACCAGAAACCGCAAATACAATAATACGAGGCCCCTTCGTCATTAAAGCATGACGCAGGCTACCTTCCCCATCATCATTTAAGTTAGTAACTATAAGCACCTTCCCGCCTCTTCCTCCGGTAGCATATTTTCCAAATCCTTCTGCTCCGGGAAAAGCTACCGGTCTGGCATCACCTTTATCCTGACCGGTAGCGAGAAAGGAGCAACTAATTAATATCAATAAAAAAAACGACCGCGTCACATTGGTATTTAAAGCAATATTCATAAAACTATTGTAACCAGCGAGGATCTCCTACCCCTGCAATTTTTAGATCCAGATTAGTAACCGTGAAATCACCTGCATCCGGATTTACAAATCCTGGATTCAAAGTAGTGTATGGACCTGGGTCATTTTTAGCATTAGCCACCGAGCTATTTGTAAAGTTAGGTGCATTATAATAGTTATTGTTACTCCTAGCTACGATATTGGTTGCCGCCTGATTGCTATAGTATCCTTCAGAATTAACAATGAGGTTCTTTGAAAAAGTAATCTGATTAGATGCAAGACGAATATAGAGCATCCGATTAGAGCTACTCTTAGCAATATTGTAGAAAGTATTATTTTGAATATCGATAACACTAGTAACAGACGGGAAATTGGTAGAACCTCCTGCATCCATTCGGAAAATATCCCGTGCGGCCGCACTGTTATACACAGTATTATTGACGAATGTAAATGTGGAGCTCAGTCCATTACGAAAATCTATAAAATCACCACCACTACACTCTATGTTGTAAATTATATTGTTTCTATATAGCACCGAAAGAATCCAGGCTTTCTTATTTACATACATTACCCCTTTTACATAATTGAATATGGTACAGTCTTCTACTTTCAAATCGCCATAGGCTGTATTCATATCATCGTTGTAAACAAGAAACTGATTTCCATCGAGAGCACCGGTACCGTCTATAATCAGATCTTTTAATTGCAAACCTGCACCATTTGAAATACGCAGTACAACTCCTTTGAGCACTGGCTTTTCAGCAGGCTTAGCACCTTTAATGGAAATAGATTTTGAAATAAAGATATCTTGGGCCACATATGTTCCCGGCATAAGAGCAAAGACATCTCCATCAGAAGCGTTTTGCAAGATATTAGTCAAGTCGTCATCGGGAGTAACTTGTATTGCTCCGCCTAAATCAATAGGGGTTGTAAATGTAATCGTTCCTCTAGTTTTAGTTCCGTTGAGCAATCGTGCCGTATAAGTAGTTTCTCCCACCAATCCAGTAATAGTAGCGGCTCCGGCACTTACTTCTTCTGCTGTAACACTATGAGTAATATTTCCTGGTATCAAAACGATCTGAGTAGCTGCTTCTCCGGCCGGCCATCTCAATACTACCGAAGTAGGTTCTATTTCATTTAGATCAACCGGATAAAATATTTGCTCCGCATCTGTTGTAAAAGTAGCGCTCACCCACTTTGAGTCCTCAACGCCTTCTCCTACTGCTTTTACACGTACTACATATCGTGTTTCTCCATCAAGACCAGACACCGTATACGGTACTTGATCCAGCGTAACCCCCTCAACAACCCGAAAAGGAGCTCCGGAGAAGTCGGTACCACTGCTACTTTCATAAATCTCAATAGTATAGGTACCTGCTTTTCCTACTTGTCCCCAACTCAATCTTACAGAGGTTCGATTTACAACGGTGGCTGTAAGCTTAGTAGGAGAAAACAACCTTGAGGTTTCAAGAGAAGTTCTTTCTTTCTCGATAGTTTTGGTACATCCATAGCTGCACACAACCATCGCAGCCAATATTATGGAGCAAAAATTACACGCGTATTTCATAACAGAAGATTTTGGGTGAGGTATTTAGAAGTTATACCCATCATTGTTCAGTTTACCGTTACTATTATCAATAAATACTTGCCAGATAGGCCAGAACTGTTGTAAATTAGGATCCCGAACAAATAGGGCATCCCAATAATTCACCTGATCTCCAGATGCAGTCATAGTCCACCTTTTACTATTGCCATAATTAAGGGCTGCGCCTTCTTCGTCAGTATCACCGAAGTTCAAACCGTAAATAATAACAGTTTCACCATCGTCGGCAGTCTTGTAATAAATATTTCTGGGTAATGAGGCATAAGGCCCGGTTCTATTTTCCAACTGCTCCAGTTTTACTTTAGCTTCATTCAGTTTAGTGCTTAATAAGTTCCATCTGATCAAGTCCGCCTTACGAAGCATCTCTCCTGTAAACTCCAGTGCGCGCTCCTTAACGATAGCATTAAAGAAAGCCTCTTTGCTTACAGTAACAGCAGACATATAAGCATTTACTTTTTCAGGATTATTAGGGAACGCTCTTTCACGAATCATTCTCAAATAAGGGGCTGCAGCCTGAGGACCATCAAGCTCGTTAATGGCTTCTGCTGCCATCAGAATTACGTCAGCATAGCGCATATACATCCAGTTCAGACCGTCATCATTAGAAGATGTAACACGTCTTGGCAACCATTCATATCTGTATTTTCCAAATTGCCATCTTCCTAATGAGGTGGGCACCTGAACACCGTTAGTCCACTCGTAAGGCACACAAGTTACATCACGACGTACATCATCCTTATCATATTCATAATACATAATGGGATTAGGACCATTAGTGCCACCACGGTTTTGCCCTGTATATTTATCAGTAGTAGTGTGTCTTAAACCTAAATCAAAGATCACGCGACCGCGGCCTTCGCTGAACGGAATTTCCCATAAAGACTCAAGCCCTGCCTGTCCGGTTTCAGCACATAGTGTTCTGAATACTTCTTCAAAGCCTAGCAAGCGACAAGTACCGCTATTAATCACATCCAAGCACTCTTGCTTAGCTATCTGATACATTTTTTCGGGAGCTAGATCCGGATCATTACTTCTACGGATTTCATTATTGGCACGTTGAGAATATCCGCCCGCGGCTAATGCGATTCTCGCACGAAGACCTTTGACGAACGCTTTATTCACTCTTTCAGTGGTAGAAGTAGCTGCAGTTTCGTTAGGCCATGCCACTAGTTCTGCGGCCTCCCTTAAATCTTCCAGCAGTTGTTTGTAAATCACATCTCTGTCTGCTCTTGGGAGATAAGTGGTTTCGGTAGTAACCGGTTCAAAACGTGCCGGCACATCGCCCCAACCTTTTATAAGATCGTTATAAACAACAGCTCGCAACGTAAGCATTTCGCCGAGAATCTGTGCTAAATCCCGATTGTTTTTATAGTCACCATAAGTTCTAATACCTCGGATAGCCAGATTTGCTCTTTCTATACCTTCATAAAACTTTGCCCACGCATTATTATCGGTATTCATCTGGCTGTTATTTACATTGGTATTATAATTCGATAGCCAGGCCCTATCATCGTTTATTGACTTGAGGGAGTTATACACTTCACAATCTGTATTGATCCCATAATATACCAGATAGCGACCTCGATAGGAATTGGTTTCACAGAAAGACTGGATTACTCCGGCAATAGCTCCTTCCGCCAGGCTAGGCGTGGAAAAAATTACTGCTTCGTCCAAAGAGGATTTGGTGGGCGTATCCAGCAGCTTCTTACAGGATCCGGTTATTATTACTACCGAAACCAGCAAACATATTTTATATAGTGAGGTTCTCATTGTTAAATCATTTTTGGTTAAACAAGCTATGCATTTCCTATTCACTTTATGCTAGAAAGAGAGATTTAAACCCAGTATAATCATCCGGCTACGGGGGTAGGCTGAATAATCCACACCCGGTGTAAGCGCCGTTTTTCTGCGCGTAGATACTTCAGGATCGAAACCTGAATAATTGGTAATACAGAATACATTATATCCGGTAGCATAGATACGTGCACTTTGTAAACCGGCCTTACGGGCTATAGACTGTGGTAAATTGTACCCCAGCGTGAGTGTACCCAACCTTAGGAAGCTTCCATCTTCCACAGCCCAATCAGTAAATATGTATCGACTCATGTAAGGAGACCACATGGTAGTATTAGCATTCATAGCCGCTAACTCTTCGGGGTCATTAGAAAGCGTCCCGTCTGGCCGCAAATTGGTCCAACGTTTGCCTTCAGCCATGATATCAATCATGTTTCTTCCATGGTATTTGCTGGTAGAAGTGTATTCTACTTTGTTAGCATTGTAGATATTGTTGCCATAGCTCCAGTTAAACATCGCACTTAAGTCAAAATCAAAAATTCTTGCATTGATAGTAAAGCCCCCTGTATGCTTAGGATTGGCATCTCCGATAATTGTTTTATCCGAAACATTCACCACATTATCCCCATTTACATCCTGCAGTTTTAAAGATCCCGGTCTGATCGTACCTACAATGGCACTGGCATCTGGCACGCCTTCTTTTAAAATCCAGCGTCCTGTACTAGGATTGTAACCCTCAAAATCAGAAACCTCATACCTACCGGTACCTTCTAGGCGATATCCGTACATTTTTCCTACAGAACCTCCTACAGCTACCCAATAATCGGTACCCACTTCGGTAGAAGCCCAGCCTGACTCAGCACCAAAGTTTTCCATCAGGCCGAGTGAAATAATCTTATTTCTGTTAAACCCTATATTACCACTAAAACTTAATCCAAAGTTTTTCTTATCGATAGCGTTCCAATTCAACGTAATTTCCAATCCCTGGTTACGGGTCTCGCCCATATTACGATATTGGTTATCATAACCGGTTCCAGATACGGGGAATAAAATCAATAAGTCTTTAGTGCTGTTGCGATATAGATCAATAGTACCGGTTAATACCTGATTTTTGAGTGTGAAGTCCAATCCTACGTTCCGGGTAATGGTAGTTTCCCATTTCAGATTGGGGTTTGCCATAGTTTTGGAAGCTGCCCAATAGCTGTTATAACCATTTACCCATGTAGTGGTACTTACATCAAAAGTCTGCACCATCTGCCCTGAAGGAATATTGTTATTTCCAGCAGTACCATAGCTGAGGCGCAGCTTCAAATCGTCAAACACATTGCGCAACCCACTAAAGATATCTTCTGAAGAAATACGCCACGCACCAGCAACAGAGGGGAAATATCCCCAACGATTCCCCTCGGAGAACTTGGAGGAACCATCAGCACGGAACGTTACAGACAATAAATATTTACTTCTATAGCTATAATTAGCTCTTCCAAAGAACGATAAAAGACGATCATCAGGGTACAAATAATTATCTACCGAGTTCGCAGCACCTTGGGCAGACAATTTTAAAGCATCATAAAATGTAAATGTGCGTGGGAAGCCATGAACCACTGTTGTTAGCATTTCCTGACTCACATTAATAAACTCCTGTCCTACCAAAACATTCAGATCATGATTGCCTGTAAGAAGCTTTTTGAAATCATAACTGAAAGTATTGGTATTACGCATAGCTCTTTTTAGCATCTTCTGCATTTGTATAGCGGGCAACCCCTGATTCTCTGCAGAAGGTACATTTTTTACATAATAGGTAGTAGGACCGTAAAAACGATCATCATCATAGTGATATTCATCCATACCTACTTCAGTCTTAAGCTGAGCATTCTCAAAAGGACGCCATCCCACACTAAGCCCTAGGTTCAGATTGACTCTCCGCTGTCTTCGGTCATTATCGTATACCGCCACTATGGGATTATACATATTGAACGCATCATCGGTTTCTTCCGCATCGGTGAGTCCTCCTACAGGTATAGGCGGATAAATCATGGCATACTTCAATCTTGAATCGGCGGAAGAAACTTCATTTTGCTCGTTCATCCCACCACCCTCAATGGTAGCTTTAGAATACCTCATCGAGAAGTCGGTGGTTACTTTAGCATGTGGTTTAGCATTGAGCTTAAGAGTGAGGTTATCTCGAGTAAATCCTGATGACAACATGATAGCTTTGTCGCTTATATGGGTATAGCTCGCAGCATAACGAAGTTTATCGCTACCTCCATTCATACTAAGATTATGGTTCATAGTATGCCCTATACGTCCAAATACCTGCTCCAACCAATCGTTGGGCTGCGCTTCTGCATACAAGTCAATATCTTGCCAGTTGCCTAAATAACGAGTAAAAGTTTCATCCAGCTTATTATCTAACAAGGCGCGTTCATATTGCCATTTTACATAATCCAGCGGATCGAGTACTGTGAGTTTATTCGCTAGCTTGCGATAACCACCATAACCGTTGTAATTCAGTCTAAATTTTCCTGCTTTACCACTCTTGGTAGTAATGATGATAACTCCATTAGCTCCCCGAGAACCATATATGGCTGTGGAAGAAGCATCCTTTAATACGTCGATAGATTCGATATCACCAGGAGCAATATCCGATATAGAGTTTACAGGAAAGCCGTCTACAATCAGCAGTGGGCTGTTATCGCCGGTAATTGAGCCGCCGCCACGTACCCTAATTTTTACTTCCGCATCAGGAGACCCCTCGGTAGTGGTTACCTGTACTCCGGCCAACCTACCACTCAAAGCTTCCGACGGGTTGGCAACGGGAATTTTTGCTAAATCTCTACCAGACATAGTAGCCACTGCACCGGTTAGATCCCTTCTTTTAGAAGTACCATAACCAATTACTACCACTTCATCTCCTGTGACAATATGCCTCGCCATCACTACATTCACTACAGAAGATGTTACGGTAATGGTTTGTGAGGTAAATCCTGTAGCAGTAAATACCAGCTGTTGTGTTCCTGTACGCGGAACATTAATGGTAAAAGAGCCGGCATTATCAGAAACTGTGGCAGTATTAGTACCAGACAAGGTTACCGTCACCCCGGCTAAAGGAGCCCCTGTTTCATCCAAAACAGTTCCTTTCACTTCACGTGACTGGGACCAAGCCGATATCGTGCAGATAAAAAGAAAAAAAACGAACTGGAAAAGTTTTATCATATAGCGTTTTTTTAGTCGTCAGTGACAAACAATCTGCGCAAGTTTAACCACTTTTTAGCAACACCAGACAGTACAGGACGGATTTATTTACGCAAACGTTTTCATGAACAACGGGCAACACTACACTATTATTTTAAAAGTAAGGGGAAGTAGGGCTTTTGAAACAATAAAGTGCTGCATTTTGCCGAGAGCAGTAATATTTAAAAATAGCACCTCCTATTTTTAACCTTTTGCAGGCAGTAAAGTCAAACACATTACAATCATTTTCTAGTAGTAACATATTTAAAATGAGAGAATCATTACATTTAGTATTTTTGACACCCATATTCAGTAACTAATGAGCAACCTACTAGAACGGCATCAGCAAATTATAGAACTGATCAAAAAGGAAGGAAGTGTAAAGGTAACAGACCTCTGCGCCCTGCTTAATGTGTCTTCCGTTACAATAAGAAAAGATTTGCAGTTTCTGGAAGATAAAAAACTGCTGTATCGTACTCACGGTGGAGCCACACTCACCAATCCGTATATTGCTGATCGACACGTTGAAGAAAAAGTAACATTGCAGGCTGCAGAAAAACAAAAAATTGGCGCTTATGCAGCCAAGCTCATCGAGCCCAACGATTGTATTCTGATTGCCTCCGGAACCACGGTTCAGTATTTTGCAAAAAACATTGTGGCTAAAGAGAATCTCACTGTTGTCACTTCGGCACTAAATGTAGCACTGGAGCTCATTCACCATCAGGGAGTGGAAGTAATACAATTGGGAGGTTTAATGCGTAAAACTTCCGCTTCTGTTACAGGTACGTACGCCG encodes the following:
- the srlR_3 gene encoding Glucitol operon repressor; the encoded protein is MSNLLERHQQIIELIKKEGSVKVTDLCALLNVSSVTIRKDLQFLEDKKLLYRTHGGATLTNPYIADRHVEEKVTLQAAEKQKIGAYAAKLIEPNDCILIASGTTVQYFAKNIVAKENLTVVTSALNVALELIHHQGVEVIQLGGLMRKTSASVTGTYAEAILTDFSCSKLFLGVDGIDLNYGLTTSSMSEALLNRKMIETSQKTIILVDSSKFGKRGFGKICNIDDIEQIITDSNVSEHTIKTLESMGVEVTIV
- a CDS encoding TonB-dependent receptor P3; protein product: MIKLFQFVFFLFICTISAWSQSREVKGTVLDETGAPLAGVTVTLSGTNTATVSDNAGSFTINVPRTGTQQLVFTATGFTSQTITVTSSVVNVVMARHIVTGDEVVVIGYGTSKRRDLTGAVATMSGRDLAKIPVANPSEALSGRLAGVQVTTTEGSPDAEVKIRVRGGGSITGDNSPLLIVDGFPVNSISDIAPGDIESIDVLKDASSTAIYGSRGANGVIIITTKSGKAGKFRLNYNGYGGYRKLANKLTVLDPLDYVKWQYERALLDNKLDETFTRYLGNWQDIDLYAEAQPNDWLEQVFGRIGHTMNHNLSMNGGSDKLRYAASYTHISDKAIMLSSGFTRDNLTLKLNAKPHAKVTTDFSMRYSKATIEGGGMNEQNEVSSADSRLKYAMIYPPIPVGGLTDAEETDDAFNMYNPIVAVYDNDRRQRRVNLNLGLSVGWRPFENAQLKTEVGMDEYHYDDDRFYGPTTYYVKNVPSAENQGLPAIQMQKMLKRAMRNTNTFSYDFKKLLTGNHDLNVLVGQEFINVSQEMLTTVVHGFPRTFTFYDALKLSAQGAANSVDNYLYPDDRLLSFFGRANYSYRSKYLLSVTFRADGSSKFSEGNRWGYFPSVAGAWRISSEDIFSGLRNVFDDLKLRLSYGTAGNNNIPSGQMVQTFDVSTTTWVNGYNSYWAASKTMANPNLKWETTITRNVGLDFTLKNQVLTGTIDLYRNSTKDLLILFPVSGTGYDNQYRNMGETRNQGLEITLNWNAIDKKNFGLSFSGNIGFNRNKIISLGLMENFGAESGWASTEVGTDYWVAVGGSVGKMYGYRLEGTGRYEVSDFEGYNPSTGRWILKEGVPDASAIVGTIRPGSLKLQDVNGDNVVNVSDKTIIGDANPKHTGGFTINARIFDFDLSAMFNWSYGNNIYNANKVEYTSTSKYHGRNMIDIMAEGKRWTNLRPDGTLSNDPEELAAMNANTTMWSPYMSRYIFTDWAVEDGSFLRLGTLTLGYNLPQSIARKAGLQSARIYATGYNVFCITNYSGFDPEVSTRRKTALTPGVDYSAYPRSRMIILGLNLSF